The following proteins are encoded in a genomic region of Methanoculleus oceani:
- a CDS encoding AMP-binding protein, with product MVEGSYACGNSQIPLLGITIGEMLNRIAAAHPDSDALVSIHQNIRWTYAEFLERVDTLARALMALDVERGDRVAIWALNYAEWVLVQFATAKIGAIMVNINPAYRTYEFEYAVKQSEVQTLFIQGRFKTSDYVGMFYESCPEAFEAKPGRIHSDKFPFLKNVVFLGDIPYNGMYTWDDLHEKADLITPGELREREESLDFDDAVNIQYTSGTTGFPKGVVLTHHNILNNGFIIGEGMKFTHEDRLCIPVPFYHCFGMVLSNMASVTHGAAMVLPAPVFSPEAVLKAVQDERCTAVHGVPTMFIAELSHPDFPKYRLETLRTGIMAGSPCPTEVMREVNKKMNMSEIVIVYGQTETSPGVTMTTTVDPLERRVSTVGRPFPHTEIKIIDPNTKKILPRGETGEICARGYCVMRCYYNNPNATRATIDEHGWNHTGDLGTMDEEDYVKIVGRLKDMVIRGGENIYPREIEEFLHNHPSIADVYVIGVPDQKYGEELMAWIKPDNGVVLTEEEVKEFCRGKIAHYKIPRYVKFVDDFPMTVSGKIMKFKMRDAAIEELGLESESKIETA from the coding sequence ATGGTTGAGGGCAGTTACGCGTGTGGGAACTCGCAGATACCCCTGCTCGGCATCACCATTGGTGAAATGCTGAACCGTATAGCAGCGGCGCACCCGGATAGCGACGCACTCGTCTCCATCCACCAGAATATCCGGTGGACCTATGCGGAGTTTCTCGAGCGCGTCGACACCCTGGCACGCGCCCTCATGGCGCTCGACGTGGAGCGTGGGGACCGGGTCGCCATATGGGCGCTGAACTACGCGGAATGGGTGCTTGTCCAGTTCGCCACGGCAAAGATCGGCGCCATCATGGTGAACATCAACCCGGCGTACCGGACCTACGAGTTCGAGTACGCCGTCAAACAGTCCGAGGTCCAGACGCTCTTCATCCAGGGGCGGTTCAAGACCTCCGACTACGTCGGCATGTTCTACGAGTCCTGCCCCGAGGCGTTCGAGGCGAAGCCGGGCCGGATCCACAGCGACAAGTTCCCGTTCTTAAAGAACGTCGTCTTCCTCGGCGACATTCCCTACAACGGCATGTACACCTGGGACGACCTCCACGAGAAGGCCGACCTCATCACCCCCGGCGAGCTCCGGGAGCGCGAGGAGTCGCTCGACTTCGATGACGCGGTCAACATCCAGTACACCAGCGGGACCACCGGGTTCCCGAAGGGCGTCGTCCTGACCCACCACAACATCCTGAATAACGGCTTCATCATCGGCGAGGGGATGAAGTTCACCCACGAGGACCGGCTCTGCATCCCGGTGCCGTTCTACCACTGTTTCGGCATGGTCCTCTCGAACATGGCGAGCGTCACCCACGGCGCCGCGATGGTCCTGCCTGCGCCGGTCTTCAGCCCCGAAGCGGTCCTCAAAGCCGTGCAGGACGAGCGGTGCACGGCGGTCCACGGCGTGCCGACGATGTTCATCGCCGAGCTCTCCCACCCGGACTTCCCGAAGTACCGGCTGGAAACGCTGCGGACCGGGATCATGGCCGGGTCGCCCTGCCCGACCGAGGTGATGCGGGAGGTCAACAAGAAGATGAACATGTCCGAGATCGTGATCGTCTACGGGCAGACGGAGACCTCCCCCGGCGTCACGATGACGACGACCGTGGACCCCCTAGAGCGGCGCGTCTCCACTGTGGGCAGGCCGTTCCCGCACACCGAGATCAAGATCATCGACCCGAACACGAAGAAGATCCTCCCCCGGGGGGAGACCGGCGAGATCTGCGCCCGGGGCTACTGCGTGATGCGGTGCTACTACAACAACCCGAACGCCACCCGGGCGACGATCGACGAGCACGGCTGGAACCACACCGGCGACCTCGGGACGATGGACGAGGAGGACTACGTCAAGATCGTCGGGCGCTTGAAGGACATGGTGATCCGCGGCGGTGAGAACATCTACCCGCGCGAGATCGAGGAGTTCCTCCACAATCACCCGTCGATCGCCGACGTCTACGTGATCGGGGTGCCGGACCAGAAGTACGGCGAGGAGCTGATGGCCTGGATCAAGCCCGACAACGGCGTGGTCCTCACGGAGGAAGAGGTGAAGGAGTTCTGCCGCGGCAAGATTGCGCACTACAAGATACCGCGCTACGTCAAGTTCGTCGACGACTTCCCGATGACGGTCTCGGGCAAGATCATGAAGTTCAAGATGCGGGACGCGGCGATCGAGGAGCTCGGTCTCGAGAGCGAGTCGAAGATCGAGACCGCCTGA
- a CDS encoding bifunctional 5,6,7,8-tetrahydromethanopterin hydro-lyase/3-hexulose-6-phosphate synthase, whose product MYLIGEALVGDGAELAHIDLIMGNKEGAVGQAFANSISQLSKGHTPLLAVIRPNLPTKPSTLIIPKVTLKKEYQVNQMFGPVQAAVAKAVADAVEEGVFEGLDIEDIVIMASVFVHPTAEDYNKIYRFNYGAMKLALRRALDRFPDVDTLLHEKDRAAHAVMGFKVQRLWNPPYLQVAMDLVDRNHMNRVLTELPTNDHLIIEAGTPLIKKFGLSIISEIRALRPNAFIVADLKTLDTGNLEARMTADAGADAVVISGLAPLSTIEKAIEDTRKTGIYTVVDMLNVKDPVAVVKQLKVKPDVVELHRGIDVEETAYAWGDIPAIKKAGGERLLVATAGGIRQDVVKDALKAGADILVVGRAITASKNIQHAAEEFLEELSTEEIDQFRIMTDF is encoded by the coding sequence ATGTATCTCATCGGTGAAGCATTGGTTGGAGACGGCGCAGAACTTGCGCACATAGATCTGATAATGGGAAACAAAGAGGGCGCGGTAGGACAGGCGTTTGCGAACTCCATCTCGCAGCTCTCGAAGGGGCACACGCCGCTCCTCGCGGTCATCAGGCCGAACCTGCCGACGAAGCCCTCGACGCTCATCATCCCGAAGGTTACCTTAAAGAAGGAGTATCAGGTGAACCAGATGTTCGGGCCCGTCCAGGCCGCGGTGGCGAAGGCCGTCGCCGACGCGGTCGAGGAGGGCGTCTTTGAGGGGCTCGACATCGAGGACATCGTGATCATGGCGAGCGTCTTCGTCCACCCCACCGCAGAGGACTACAACAAGATCTACCGGTTCAACTACGGCGCGATGAAACTCGCGCTCCGCCGGGCCCTCGACCGGTTCCCCGACGTAGATACGCTCCTGCACGAGAAGGACCGGGCGGCCCACGCGGTCATGGGATTCAAGGTCCAGCGCCTCTGGAATCCGCCGTACCTCCAGGTCGCGATGGACCTCGTCGACAGAAACCACATGAACAGGGTTCTCACTGAACTGCCCACGAACGACCACCTGATCATCGAGGCCGGGACACCCCTGATCAAGAAGTTCGGCCTCTCGATCATCTCCGAGATCCGCGCACTCCGCCCGAACGCGTTCATCGTCGCCGACCTCAAAACGCTCGACACGGGCAACCTCGAGGCCCGGATGACCGCCGACGCCGGCGCCGATGCCGTCGTGATCTCCGGCCTTGCGCCCCTCTCCACCATCGAGAAGGCGATCGAGGACACCCGGAAGACCGGCATCTACACCGTGGTCGACATGCTCAACGTCAAAGACCCCGTCGCCGTCGTCAAGCAGCTGAAGGTGAAGCCGGACGTCGTGGAGCTGCACCGGGGCATCGACGTCGAGGAGACCGCGTACGCCTGGGGCGACATCCCCGCGATCAAGAAGGCGGGCGGCGAGCGGCTGCTGGTCGCGACGGCAGGCGGCATCAGACAGGACGTCGTGAAGGACGCGCTCAAGGCAGGCGCCGACATTCTGGTCGTCGGCCGCGCCATCACCGCGAGCAAGAACATCCAGCACGCGGCCGAAGAGTTCCTCGAGGAACTGAGCACCGAAGAGATCGACCAGTTCAGAATTATGACCGACTTCTGA
- a CDS encoding PKD domain-containing protein codes for MKVHVMAGALLLLLAVAVLAAPVAAAEEYVFVTKWGSEGSGEGEFRNPNDVAVDAAGNIYVADYSNHRIQLFDSNENFLGQWGSYGSGDGQLIQPISIAFDAAGNVYVVEADNHRIQVFDPSGYSLSIWGSYGSGDGQFVRPGGIAVDNAGNFYVADSWNHRVQKFDSSGNFLAILGSQGSGDGQFGSPIDVAVDAADNIYVTDWELNCIQKFDSNGAFLSKWGSSGSENGQFYHPYGVDVDAAGDIYVTDWDGNRIQKFDSNGIFLTKWGSFGSDDGKFRTPCGITVDAAGNVYVADFYNNRIQKFAPIPIPTIAGIIPDSGPNTGPVSITDLSGTGFIDGATVKLTRAGEAEIVATDVSVVSSTQITCTLDLTGAAVGSWNVVVANPGGQPVTLADGFSVTEAANSPPGVTTVTAPTDPQLPGSLIQATGTFTDPDEGDSHTALWAWGDGVTSEGPVDEATGTVTGSHTYTAPGTYMITLTVTDSEGASGSGTATITVQTPAEATADLIEQVESLELPGGIGNGLTVKLDNAIVVLDSGNEHAASNYLSAFINQVKAQKDKKLTAEDADALIAMAQRIIDSI; via the coding sequence ATGAAAGTGCATGTGATGGCAGGAGCGCTCCTGCTGCTTCTTGCCGTCGCCGTGCTGGCAGCGCCGGTTGCGGCGGCGGAGGAGTATGTATTTGTGACGAAGTGGGGATCAGAGGGGTCAGGTGAGGGGGAGTTTAGAAACCCAAACGATGTCGCCGTGGACGCTGCCGGCAACATCTATGTGGCTGACTACAGCAACCACCGCATTCAGTTGTTCGATTCAAATGAGAACTTCCTCGGGCAGTGGGGATCATACGGGTCTGGCGACGGACAACTGATCCAACCCATTAGTATTGCCTTTGACGCTGCTGGCAACGTCTATGTGGTCGAGGCTGATAATCACCGCATTCAGGTGTTCGATCCCAGTGGGTACTCCCTCAGTATCTGGGGATCATACGGATCTGGTGACGGGCAGTTTGTGAGGCCCGGGGGTATTGCCGTTGACAATGCCGGCAATTTTTATGTAGCCGATAGTTGGAACCACCGCGTCCAGAAATTCGATTCCAGTGGGAACTTCCTCGCTATATTGGGCTCACAGGGGTCTGGCGACGGGCAATTTGGGTCTCCGATTGACGTTGCCGTGGACGCGGCCGACAACATTTATGTGACAGACTGGGAACTCAACTGCATCCAGAAGTTCGACTCCAACGGCGCTTTCCTCAGCAAGTGGGGATCATCAGGATCCGAAAATGGGCAGTTTTATCACCCATATGGCGTTGATGTCGACGCTGCAGGTGATATCTACGTGACTGATTGGGACGGCAACCGCATCCAGAAGTTCGATTCAAATGGCATCTTCCTCACGAAATGGGGTTCATTTGGGTCTGATGACGGAAAATTTAGAACCCCGTGCGGTATTACCGTTGACGCTGCTGGCAACGTCTATGTGGCTGATTTCTACAACAACCGCATCCAGAAGTTCGCCCCCATCCCCATACCGACAATCGCCGGGATCATTCCCGACTCCGGCCCCAACACCGGCCCCGTGAGCATCACCGACCTCTCCGGCACCGGGTTTATCGACGGCGCGACCGTGAAACTCACCAGGGCAGGCGAGGCGGAGATCGTAGCAACCGATGTCTCCGTCGTCTCCTCAACACAGATCACCTGCACGCTGGACCTGACCGGCGCTGCCGTGGGTTCCTGGAACGTCGTGGTGGCGAACCCCGGAGGCCAGCCCGTCACCCTGGCGGACGGGTTTTCCGTGACAGAAGCCGCGAACAGCCCGCCCGGGGTCACGACGGTGACGGCGCCCACAGACCCCCAGCTCCCGGGAAGCCTGATCCAGGCTACCGGCACGTTCACCGATCCTGATGAAGGGGATTCGCATACGGCGCTATGGGCCTGGGGTGACGGAGTAACGAGCGAAGGGCCGGTGGACGAGGCAACGGGTACCGTCACCGGCTCGCACACCTACACCGCGCCCGGGACCTATATGATCACCCTGACCGTGACGGACAGCGAAGGCGCTTCGGGCTCCGGGACCGCAACCATCACCGTGCAGACGCCTGCCGAAGCGACAGCGGATCTGATCGAGCAGGTGGAGAGCCTCGAACTACCGGGCGGGATTGGAAATGGCCTTACCGTTAAACTGGATAATGCCATCGTGGTGCTGGACAGCGGAAACGAGCATGCAGCCAGCAACTATCTCAGTGCCTTCATTAACCAGGTGAAGGCGCAGAAAGACAAGAAACTGACCGCCGAAGATGCCGACGCCCTGATCGCCATGGCGCAGAGGATTATCGACAGCATTTAG